The following proteins are co-located in the Pan troglodytes isolate AG18354 chromosome 5, NHGRI_mPanTro3-v2.0_pri, whole genome shotgun sequence genome:
- the MRPL2 gene encoding large ribosomal subunit protein uL2m isoform X2: MMAAARGNCFDGSGGRGLFPSHATSELPADWLSRRSGRKGGVYPAWAPVFCPPPLRYCGATAPDSQRHLGAPSSLAKSKGVVLMALCALTRALRSLNLAPPTVAAPAPSLFPAAQMMNNGLLQQPSALMLLPCRPVLTSVALNANFVSWKSCTKYTITPVKMRKSGGRDHTGRIRVHGIGGGHKQRYRMIDFLRFRPEETKSGPFEEKVIQVRYDPCRSADIALVAGGSRKRWIIATENMQAGDTILNSNHIGRMAGTCGVLLRKVNGTAIIQLPSKRQMQVLETCVATVGRVSNVDHNKRVIGKAGRNRWLGKRPNSGRWHRKGGWAGRKIRPLPPMKSYVKLPSAAAQS; this comes from the exons ATGATGGCTGCCGCTCGAGGCAATTGTTTTGACGGGTCTGGGGGGCGGGGCCTGTTTCCTAGTCACGCGACATCAGAGCTGCCCGCGGATTGGCTCTCACGGCGTTCAGGTAGGAAAGGAGGTGTGTATCCAGCTTGGGCTCCAGTTTTCTGCCCGCCTCCTTTACGTTATTGCGGAGCGACGGCGCCGGACAGTCAACGTCATCTAGGAGCACCGAGCAGCTTGGCTAAAAGTAAGGGTGTCGTGCTGATGGCCCTGTGCGCACTGACCCGCGCTCTGCGCTCTCTGAACCTGGCGCCCCCGACCGTCGCCGCCCCTGCCCCGAGTCTGTTCCCCGCCGCCCAG ATGATGAACAATGGCCTCCTCCAACAGCCCTCTGCCTTGATGTTGCTCCCCTGCCGCCCAGTTCTTACTTCTGTGGCCCTTAATGCCAACTTTGTGTCCTGGAAGAGTTGTACCAAGTACACCATTACACCAGTGAAGATGAGGAAGTCTGGGGGCCGAGACCACACAG GCCGAATCCGGGTGCATGGTATTGGCGGGGGCCACAAGCAACGTTATCGAATGATTGACTTTCTGCGTTTCCGGCCTGAGGAGACCAAGTCAGGACCCTTTGAGGAGAAGGTTATCCAAGTCCGCTATGATCCCTGTAG GTCAGCAGACATAGCTCTGGTTGCTGGGGGCAGCCGGAAACGCTGGATCATCGCCACGGAAAACATGCAGGCTGGAGATACAATCTTGAACTCTAACCACATAGGCCGAATGGCAG GGACGTGTGGTGTGCTACTGCGGAAGGTGAATGGCACAGCCATTATCCAGCTGCCCTCTAAGAGGCAGATGCAG GTGCTGGAAACGTGCGTAGCAACAGTAGGCCGAGTATCCAACGTTGATCATAACAAACGGGTCATTGGCAAGGCAGGTCGCAACCGCTGGCTGGGCAAGAGGCCTAACAGTGGGCGGTGGCACCGCAAGGGGGGCTGGGCTGGCCGAAAGATTCGGCCACTACCCCCCATGAAGAGTTACGTGAAGCTGCCTTCTGCTGCTGCCCAAAGCTGA
- the MRPL2 gene encoding large ribosomal subunit protein uL2m isoform X1 yields MMAAARGNCFDGSGGRGLFPSHATSELPADWLSRRSGRKGGVYPAWAPVFCPPPLRYCGATAPDSQRHLGAPSSLAKSKGVVLMALCALTRALRSLNLAPPTVAAPAPSLFPAAQMMNNGLLQQPSALMLLPCRPVLTSVALNANFVSWKSCTKYTITPVKMRKSGGRDHTGRIRVHGIGGGHKQRYRMIDFLRFRPEETKSGPFEEKVIQVRYDPCRSADIALVAGGSRKRWIIATENMQAGDTILNSNHIGRMAVAAREGDAHPLGALPVGTLINNVESEPGRGAQYIRAAGTCGVLLRKVNGTAIIQLPSKRQMQVLETCVATVGRVSNVDHNKRVIGKAGRNRWLGKRPNSGRWHRKGGWAGRKIRPLPPMKSYVKLPSAAAQS; encoded by the exons ATGATGGCTGCCGCTCGAGGCAATTGTTTTGACGGGTCTGGGGGGCGGGGCCTGTTTCCTAGTCACGCGACATCAGAGCTGCCCGCGGATTGGCTCTCACGGCGTTCAGGTAGGAAAGGAGGTGTGTATCCAGCTTGGGCTCCAGTTTTCTGCCCGCCTCCTTTACGTTATTGCGGAGCGACGGCGCCGGACAGTCAACGTCATCTAGGAGCACCGAGCAGCTTGGCTAAAAGTAAGGGTGTCGTGCTGATGGCCCTGTGCGCACTGACCCGCGCTCTGCGCTCTCTGAACCTGGCGCCCCCGACCGTCGCCGCCCCTGCCCCGAGTCTGTTCCCCGCCGCCCAG ATGATGAACAATGGCCTCCTCCAACAGCCCTCTGCCTTGATGTTGCTCCCCTGCCGCCCAGTTCTTACTTCTGTGGCCCTTAATGCCAACTTTGTGTCCTGGAAGAGTTGTACCAAGTACACCATTACACCAGTGAAGATGAGGAAGTCTGGGGGCCGAGACCACACAG GCCGAATCCGGGTGCATGGTATTGGCGGGGGCCACAAGCAACGTTATCGAATGATTGACTTTCTGCGTTTCCGGCCTGAGGAGACCAAGTCAGGACCCTTTGAGGAGAAGGTTATCCAAGTCCGCTATGATCCCTGTAG GTCAGCAGACATAGCTCTGGTTGCTGGGGGCAGCCGGAAACGCTGGATCATCGCCACGGAAAACATGCAGGCTGGAGATACAATCTTGAACTCTAACCACATAGGCCGAATGGCAG TTGCTGCTCGGGAAGGGGATGCGCATCCTCTTGGGGCTCTGCCTGTGGGGACCCTCATCAACAACGTGGAAAGTGAGCCAGGCCGGGGTGCCCAATATATCCGAGCTGCAG GGACGTGTGGTGTGCTACTGCGGAAGGTGAATGGCACAGCCATTATCCAGCTGCCCTCTAAGAGGCAGATGCAG GTGCTGGAAACGTGCGTAGCAACAGTAGGCCGAGTATCCAACGTTGATCATAACAAACGGGTCATTGGCAAGGCAGGTCGCAACCGCTGGCTGGGCAAGAGGCCTAACAGTGGGCGGTGGCACCGCAAGGGGGGCTGGGCTGGCCGAAAGATTCGGCCACTACCCCCCATGAAGAGTTACGTGAAGCTGCCTTCTGCTGCTGCCCAAAGCTGA
- the MRPL2 gene encoding large ribosomal subunit protein uL2m isoform X3 — translation MMAAARGNCFDGSGGRGLFPSHATSELPADWLSRRSGRKGGVYPAWAPVFCPPPLRYCGATAPDSQRHLGAPSSLAKSKGVVLMALCALTRALRSLNLAPPTVAAPAPSLFPAAQMMNNGLLQQPSALMLLPCRPVLTSVALNANFVSWKSCTKYTITPVKMRKSGGRDHTGRIRVHGIGGGHKQRYRMIDFLRFRPEETKSGPFEEKVIQVRYDPCRSADIALVAGGSRKRWIIATENMQAGDTILNSNHIGRMAVAAREGDAHPLGALPVGTLINNVESEPGRGAQYIRAAGAGNVRSNSRPSIQR, via the exons ATGATGGCTGCCGCTCGAGGCAATTGTTTTGACGGGTCTGGGGGGCGGGGCCTGTTTCCTAGTCACGCGACATCAGAGCTGCCCGCGGATTGGCTCTCACGGCGTTCAGGTAGGAAAGGAGGTGTGTATCCAGCTTGGGCTCCAGTTTTCTGCCCGCCTCCTTTACGTTATTGCGGAGCGACGGCGCCGGACAGTCAACGTCATCTAGGAGCACCGAGCAGCTTGGCTAAAAGTAAGGGTGTCGTGCTGATGGCCCTGTGCGCACTGACCCGCGCTCTGCGCTCTCTGAACCTGGCGCCCCCGACCGTCGCCGCCCCTGCCCCGAGTCTGTTCCCCGCCGCCCAG ATGATGAACAATGGCCTCCTCCAACAGCCCTCTGCCTTGATGTTGCTCCCCTGCCGCCCAGTTCTTACTTCTGTGGCCCTTAATGCCAACTTTGTGTCCTGGAAGAGTTGTACCAAGTACACCATTACACCAGTGAAGATGAGGAAGTCTGGGGGCCGAGACCACACAG GCCGAATCCGGGTGCATGGTATTGGCGGGGGCCACAAGCAACGTTATCGAATGATTGACTTTCTGCGTTTCCGGCCTGAGGAGACCAAGTCAGGACCCTTTGAGGAGAAGGTTATCCAAGTCCGCTATGATCCCTGTAG GTCAGCAGACATAGCTCTGGTTGCTGGGGGCAGCCGGAAACGCTGGATCATCGCCACGGAAAACATGCAGGCTGGAGATACAATCTTGAACTCTAACCACATAGGCCGAATGGCAG TTGCTGCTCGGGAAGGGGATGCGCATCCTCTTGGGGCTCTGCCTGTGGGGACCCTCATCAACAACGTGGAAAGTGAGCCAGGCCGGGGTGCCCAATATATCCGAGCTGCAG GTGCTGGAAACGTGCGTAGCAACAGTAGGCCGAGTATCCAACGTTGA